Proteins from one Sabethes cyaneus chromosome 2, idSabCyanKW18_F2, whole genome shotgun sequence genomic window:
- the LOC128734904 gene encoding 28S ribosomal protein S22, mitochondrial, with translation MIKLSLNGVLLSAATKNTHPFCAARWFCSSGASSHTSFLSYDKDPAPAFIRKDVQKLLRSMTRLELDKIFRKRAVRDNSIEYRFMTDEQLRQEVKKSIGRAEKLLQMPPIVAVMKDNPKVISRDPALTGFSDTKMVFTDITFGVPNDKRTIVERLTDGTLQEVSYETKKRLNQIYFPLEGRKIRTPQMFEGTQLKKILDSGEYEFVLNRACVQYEPFEKEYHDVTGTVYQHVNDNKSFDVLRSTRHFGPMCFFLAWHRLVDDLLLDMIKRDYLRNATELVFLYCTLHGVSVNTEGSEQLQQYILNTEAPIIESAERTAQEFEQNEKFLSFVEQFVLEHCIKKVQLNLAIAAYREMANERLKLAEGIRKMHGER, from the exons atgataaaactttcGCTAAACGGAGTACTTTTAAGCGCAGCCACCAAAAACACACATCCTTTTTGTGCCGCAAGATGGTTTTGCTCTAGTGGTGCTTCTTCGCATACCTCATTTTTATCTTACG ATAAAGATCCGGCTCCCGCATTTATTCGGAAAGATGTGCAAAAACTTCTTCGCTCGATGACTCGTCTGGAGTTGGACAAAATTTTCCGCAAACGTGCGGTTAGGGACAACTCGATCGAGTATCGGTTCATGACGGACGAACAACTGCGGCAGGAGGTGAAGAAATCGATTGGCCGTGCTGAGAAGTTGCTCCAGATGCCACCCATCGTCGCCGTAATGAAGGACAATCCGAAAGTGATATCGCGTGACCCGGCTTTGACGGGGTTTTCAGACACAAAAATGGTATTCACTGATATTACCTTCGGGGTGCCCAATGATAAGCGAACAATAGTCGAACGTCTCACGGACGGGACGCTGCAAGAGGTTTCGTACGAGACTAAAAAGCGTCTGAATCAAATTTATTTCCCGTTGGAAGGGCGCAAAATCCGAACACCGCAAATGTTCGAGGGTACACAATTGAAAAAGATTTTGGATTCTGGCGAATACGAGTTCGTACTGAACAGGGCGTGTGTACAGTATGAACCCTTTGAAAAGGAATATCACGATGTAACGGGTACCGTGTATCAACATGTGAACGACAACAAGTCATTCGATGTGCTGCGATCTACGCGGCATTTTGGACCGATGTGCTTTTTCCTAGCGTGGCATCGCTTGGTGGACGATTTGCTGTTGGATATGATCAAACGGGATTACCTGAGGAATGCCACTGAGCTGGTTTTCCTCTACTGCACACTTCACGGCGTTTCAGTCAATACGGAGGGCTCGGAACAATTGCAGCAGTACATTCTCAATACGGAAGCACCGATAATTGAGTCTGCAGAGCGAACGGCTCAAGAGTTTGAGCAGAACGAGaagtttttatcatttgtagaGCAGTTTGTACTGGAACATTGCATTAAGAAAGTTCAACTCAATTTGGCGATTGCTGCCTACCGAGAGATGGCCAACGAGCGGCTGAAGCTTGCTGAAGGGATTCGGAAAATGCATGGTGAAAGATAA
- the LOC128734905 gene encoding uncharacterized HIT-like protein Synpcc7942_1390 translates to MNRLLASVGSIKQRLLPAILQPYCQQIRNFSNNPKPPVPEADTIFDKIIRKQIPADIIYEDSVCLAFNDVSPQGPVHFLVIPKRRIPKLEDGTAADITTFGHLMHVAGQLGKDKAPQGFRLVVNNGEHGCQSVFHLHLHVIGGRQLGWPPG, encoded by the coding sequence ATGAACCGACTTTTGGCTTCCGTCGGAAGCATCAAACAAAGGCTGTTACCGGCAATACTACAGCCGTACTGCCAACAGATACGCAATTTCTCTAACAATCCGAAACCACCGGTTCCGGAAGCGGACACAATCTTCGATAAAATAATACGAAAACAAATTCCTGCGGATATTATTTATGAAGATAGCGTATGCCTGGCATTCAACGACGTATCTCCTCAAGGCCCGGTCCATTTTCTGGTAATCCCCAAGCGACGCATTCCGAAACTGGAGGATGGAACCGCAGCTGACATAACAACCTTCGGCCATCTAATGCATGTCGCGGGACAGCTGGGTAAAGATAAAGCTCCTCAAGGATTCCGCCTGGTGGTTAACAACGGAGAACATGGTTGTCAGTCTGTGTTCCATCTGCACCTTCACGTAATCGGAGGTCGCCAACTCGGATGGCCTCCAGGTTGA